TCTACTTAATCTTTAAAATGATATGGCAGACTTAGaggaggctttttttttttttttttttgtgaacttCGCTGTTTACATCTCCAATTCATACAGTATTCAAGATAATGaagttttttttcatttttatgggcATATTGTCCTCTGAGGAAGTCTTATTTCTTTGATGGTTAGTAAAGGACGCAAAAGATTTTAGTGCCTTTCTTGATAACTTAGGGAGAAATTTCTCCTCTTGTTCTATTTAAATCTGTATTGCATTGTTGTCTAAGAGGAGACTGCAGTGTCATTGAACCTTGGATCTagtatatttgtcaaatttaagtACTGTCAGCTCAGTACCTGCCCCCCAAAacctaattaataaataaacacaCCCAGCACCGCCCAAAACAGAATAGAGGTCTACCCAGAGTGCTTGGATGTCTATGTGTCTTACATGTAAATGAATGTCCTTTGCCACCCTTTATGTGTATTGTTTTGCAGTCTtcagtttctaatgcatcatgATATTTGTTATTGGAGTTCGTCCAGGATTGTGTCAGGCAACCCAATTCCTTGTCAATTTGTTTTCAAGATGAAAGGAAAACTGACTTACCTGTTATACAGATGGGACGCGTTGATGGTTATAATCCACAGAATGTTAGGAAAGATTCAGTCTTTGCTTGGACGGATGTGAATGAGAAGCAAAGTTCGACTCTGGTAACAGGTCTATTTATAACTATTATTCTCAATTTGTGGGCTGATGATTCTTTTGAGTTAGTTGACTTCGCTATGGCTCAGACCTTttacatttctctttttatttatgttgTCTGCTGCTACTTATTTATATGTCATAGACTCAGAAACTTTGCTGTTAGATCATGGACGACTTCTATGCAAAGAAAAATGGCAACATAGATCTTTCCTTCCCTTGTCTAAGATCTGATGTAGTATAGGCTTCTGTCAATTAAATAGTCGTagcaatttaagatttttagctTTTGTCTGGACTGGAGCATGTCTCCAATACACTAGATGCCTAGGATATTGACCCACTACCATGAAACATTGATCATCTCTATATACTTTTTGGAACTAAGTAGAGAAATTATGCAGTAGATATAAACTAAAAATGCCATATGATTATTTTGTCTCTAAATTGGAGTATCAGGGATGTTAAGTAGCTTATATCATTAGCATGCCATGAAATGGAAGCTGTCATCTAAAATGTAGATAGCTAGCAGGATGGTGCACTCTGTCAATGTTTGGAACTTCTGACCATAAACCTTTAATCGTGTCTGCAGCTGATTAGACGCATAAATGCTCGTTCCGATTATTTCTCCGATGAGCATGGTATAAAGTTCTGCCTCTTGTACAGAAGCAGCTGTAGCTGCTTATGATTTTGAGCAGAAGCATCCAGCTTCAATGCTCCTAGCCTGTAGTCAGTCCACTAAAGTTCTGTTGGTTGTATTGGTGACTTGGTTTGTTTAAGAATGTATGAAGTTGATAAGGTAATGGGttgttttcaatattttcttgtttattcaAGGATATGTAAAGTCGGCTCTCGGCTAGAGCAAAGGTCTTGTCATTTTATAAATAGTCGGGGTTGCTAAATGACCTACAGAATGAAAAGTGGAAGCATTTTTTTCCCCTGCAATTATGTGTCACCTGCATTTGTGATTGCTGAGTGATATGCATTATCAAGGTTGTTTATTTTAAATACGAGTTGCATAATccaatatgattattttttgtgcTGATATTGAATCCACAGCAAGTCTTTAGTTTGTGCTTTTGTATATGACTTGTACCTTTGCTTTGCAGATAGCTCAAAGGATAAAGATGTGCCTAGTACTTCATTGGACCAACATGAAGGAATGGATATGGACTTAGGTGAACATAAATACAGAAGGTTCATTTGTGGTGAGGAGGCTCTGAAAATATCACCCACAGAGCCTTATTGCTTGTGCCGTCCTATCCGAAGAGGTCATCTTAACATTTCACAAGACTATCCTATGCAGCAGGTGAGATACCCCTAAACATTATGTGTAAAAAGAAGTTGCCGTCTGATTATTACTGAGTTTTACTCTTTCATTCCTAGAAGGAATAAATTAAGTACATTGCTTAGTTAGATTCATTGGTATCTACAGCCCCATCAAGAGTCAGCTTTAAGCATCCAGCAAAACTCCTGTCATACATCTGCTACGTAATACAATAGTAGTATGGATATGGTGAAGTGAAAAAAGAATGATATGGAAAGATGTTGCTCAACCCTATAATTTTGCTTCACAGGTATATGAAGATTTGCATACTATCTGGGACTGGATATTGGTGGAGAAACTGCATATACCCCAATCTGAGAGGAATATGTATTCTGCTATTCTTGTGGTGCCAGAGACATTCGACAATCGTGGTACTTATTTGCATTGCTCTGATTATGTTCATTTGTTATATCCACGAAGGGCTTACTTTTAGTTTTTCTGCTTATACATTTCATAGGATTCTCTGTGTTTGTAAGTGGATACATGAACATATGCTTGATtataaatagagaaataatAGTGCGGTTTCTTTCCatgcttctttattttttcctatgGTTCATTGGCTGATTTTACTTTGGTTTATCTTTAGGAATGGATTTCTTTATTCTACTCTACAATTGAGAAGTAGTGTACCATTGCTGTCACTAAAGATTACTCCAAAAAAGGACCTTTAAAATCTTAAGTTAGCGTAATAATCTATAGGTTGACAATAGGAAAATTAAATTTGCCGGGATTAATGCTCTTTTGCGGATTCTTTTGCGTCTTGTTGAGCAATTGGTTGCCTTTTCTTAAGCTTTAAAGCATGGATCAGTAATAAATTATGTTGGTCCCTTTTGCTTCAGGAGTTTATACCAGGTGTGATTAAGGTGTCTGACATAGAACTTTGGATATGAGGTTTAGTTGTATGTTTGATCTTATATCAACTTCTTCCCACCTTTTTCTTCAAGTGCGCAATGATTTTTCAGATGGCAGTGTGTCAGATTCATATTGCAACATAGCATTTATGTGAGAAAGCATAACATACACTAGTTGTAAAAGAGTTATGGAGAGTTGCCACCCCTGTTAAAACAATTCTCAATAGAAGACCTCTTCAAAAGCCGTGAATAAGTTTTAAAGTAAATGCTTCATTTGCTTCTCCTATAAAATATTAACATTTCTCTCTTTAAATCAGCAGTGATACTGCTGGGGAAATTGAATGGAatccttcaatttcttcttctccttgctTTTGCTAACATGGATTCTTATCCATGGTGATAGCTCATTCTTGACCATGGCTGTTAGGATCCAATCTGGACTCTAAGatcttatttgaaactaaagAAGTGATTCAGATATTAAGTAGGATCTTAATTAGCTAGGATCTTTATATGGTCCTGATCCTAAGCTAAAAAGTGATAGGATCAATGCATCCTACTGATCCCACCAATCAATCTTGACATACTTCAACCTTGAAATATGTATATCCTAACATCTATGTGATAGAAATATAGATTTTTCTTGAGCATGAACTATATGAACTATAAATTGACACCATTGGAATTTTATCGTTGCACAATGTTCATAGTTATTAAATTCAGACGAATATTCAAGATTTTTGTATTGTTGGAGTAATTTTTAGGATCTTACAATCCACAACCTGATGTTACGATTTGATGCCTTAGACACCTTCATGAGTAGGATTCTGATCCTAACAAACTGGTTCTTACTATAGAAAACTCATCCAAGAAAGCACCGATAGTGCTAAATTAGTGTTCCAGAAATGTACTGCCCTTGTGGAGTGGCTTAGTAGGTGATTTAACCATCTCTAGGGCATACATACAAAGAACGCACCTAAACCAGAATCAAAGCCGTTCTGCACATTACTGATTGTCAAAATGCTATTCAAAACTGCATTCTTGTCTAGGGAAAGAAAGCGACTCTTGAGGAACTTCCTTTACTAGATCCGCCTTTGTGGGAAATTAGCCTCCTCACTCAAATTTCTCTGAAATGACAGATTAGAACATGCTTTGATTAAAATACCTGCTAATAGACCAAGACCAAATGATCCTTATCTTCATTGTGGTTCACACTCTCAAGATTGTAACAAAGGATGAAGAAATACCACACAGTCTCAATTCCCAATCTTGAGCACTTCAAACGATATTTGATCTCCATCAGGTTCTGTTGTGACTGGTatacaaaaatctcaaaattgtaCTGGCTTGCTACAAGCCTTAAAAGAATGGGGGAATAATTGTTTTATGAATGATTCTACACTTAAACCACTATGCCTGAAGGAGATGGGGTACTTTATAATCAATAGATTATGATAGATTAGCTATCCTTCTCTGATCAACTTCCAGTCTATAAGTGCTCCTGCTCCCTTAAATCATCCATGCTATGCaagaatttctgtttttttaagTAGTTAAGGTAATTCATTCGGGTTGAAGATGTGGTTTAGTTAAACTAGTTAAATAGTTCTGCGTTATCCAATTCATCGAGTTGAAATTCTGTAAGCTTAGACATGTTGCTGATGGAAGAGGTTTTTATTTAGATTCATCAGTGGATCCTTCATCCTTAGTTATATGCCTTTCCAACCATACTTTTAAGACATGACATAGTGTATGTAACATCAATGGATGAAGGATGAGTTGCATGTGTACCTTGAGTGGGTGGTATCCTTTTTCATCTGTGCTCAAAATACATCTTTTGTTAGGTAAAGCAAAAAGGTTTTTCTATGGCAATATTTCTGCAAACATCTTGCCTTGTTTTCTCATAAGTTTAGCTTTTTGCATTGAATACATGTATCCAGAATCCAGAGAATGGTTCCTTGGTTGTTTTGCTGTTTTTCTTTGCCAGGGAATCTTGCAGATTCCACATTGAATTTTCTGTTTTCTATGGTTTCAAGCAGAAATTAAGGAAGTGCTTTCTATAGTGTTGCGGGACTTGCAATTTAGCTCCGCTGTGGTCCACCAGGTTGGTAACTTTCTGCCTTCTAATGACTTTCAGAAAATTATTCCCATTTATGTTAAACTGTGAAAGATATTGTGTGATAAAATAGTTAAATCGTAAAATAGTATGTGCTCTAGCACGTCATACTGTTCCGATGACAGTAATTCCCAAATAccataaaattataattaatttttatggacGTGCATATTTTGTAACTTCATTACCAGATTATCTTACAGCTTGTTTACTTTGCATGGCATTAACTTTTTCCAAACGTGtgattttttctcttctgtACTCTGCAAGGTCCAAATTGTGTTTTGAGTCTCATGATGTGATCATCGTCCTGGACAAATATATATCTATGGCTGTACATTCCCACTGTTTTCTGCATTAGTAGACTAAATAGTTTATTGACCTGAACTGATTCCTCAGGAAGGTCTTGCTGCAGCTTTTGGGAATGGTTTGTCAACTGCATGCATTGTAAATATGGGAGCTCAGGTGACGTCAGTCATATGCATTGAGGTACTTGCGGTTCTCTAACTTTTTTCCTTCCTTGGAGGACAAGTCTTGCTTTAAATGATGCAGAGCAGATGATGCGGTGCTAATCATTGCCTCCTAGCTTTTGAAGCAAATTCACTGGTCATTTCAACATAGATTGACCTTAGATATAACATCCTTCAAtaaatcaaaggaaaagaaaaaggagctaTCCTTGTTTGTGTTTGTGTGTGACCAATGATCTGTATAATTATTTGCAAAATCCATATTGCCCAGTAATTATTATGAAAGACGGTGCAGTCTCCACTTTGAACATCATTCTTGACTTGTCATGACCAATACCAGCTGTGAGATTGTTGCTCACGCCTCCGTGTTTATTTTACCTCTTTGCTATAAATTTCTTGTTCCACCATTTCTCATTTTGTTAATGATAATGTCACCTCCAAATTAATGGATGAAAACTGAatcaaaacgacaaaaaaattctatttaggTTTGGATTTTGCCTTCCATCAATTACACTACTAAGGTAATATTTGCAAACAGGCACTCTCCTTTTCTAGACCACTATGATGCTGCATTTTATGTCTGACTAACATTCTTCTCGTAAAAAAATAACCCTCAGCTGTGCCAATATTTTATGAACAACAATGAAACAAATTAGACTTTTACACATTCTGCCCAGACATTATATCTACTGATGACTTGAAAACTATGATATATTATGTTCCGCTGAGTTAATGAAGGAATTGTCTCTTTTAATTGTCAGGATGGAGTGGCTCTACCTAACACCGAGAAGACATTACCATTTGGTGGAGAGGTGCTGTTTTTTATTTGTCATAGATCCGCATTAGCCTAGCTACCATCATTTGCTGAATGTTTAAAGTTGATTTACCTCCCCACCTTACATACTTGAATATTCCTTTTTGATTTGCTTGTAGTATGTGAGGTCTGCCTTCGTTCTAGAGATAGAAagcttttgacaaaattttatattatatcttGAGATAACTTAATTCAGCGtgcaaatttttattatttgtccAATATATCTACTTTGTTGTTTCCTTGGACTTGAAACTATTTCATAAACATCAATGGTTATGATATTGATGTGTAATGTGGTTTCAGGATATATCCAGATGCCTCCTATGGACCCAGAGGCATCATCAAACTTGGCCACAAGTTCGCACAGACATGTTGACCAAGCCTATAGACATGTTGATGCTAAACGAACTGAAAGAATCCTACTGTTACATCCAAGTGAGTCTGATTCGGTAATTAAAATTCAGTgttcattaaaaatttatacTCACGAGCACTATAAATTTATATCTATGCTCCACTTTTAATGGTGGAAATCCCACGCGAGAACAGGGATTTATTGAGTTTAGGAACCATAAATACGTATCACTGTGTATGCAGAAACATGTGTTGCATGCTCTCTCTCGGACTAGTTGTGTCTTAGCATTCTTCCACAACTAAGTTTCATGCTTACAGGAGGGGGAGGTTGATGCTGTAGCAGTTGTTCACTCGTACGAGGATGGGATGCCAGCTGCATCTCATAGGACAAGGCTTACTGCTCTCAATGTATATCTCCCAAATTGAATTCTCTTTCTCTATATTACTTCGCTTGCTAGATGTTTAGCTGTTTAGAGATGGACTAATGGTTCTTTTCTAATTAGGTACCTCCTATGGGTTTGTTTTATCCAATGCTTTTGGTTCCAGATGTATATCCTCCACCACCTCGTTCTTGGTGAGTGAAATTGTTACGTTCAAAATACTTTTCTGAGCAAGTTTAATTGTGATAAAACGTCTCTACCACGGTGATTGTTTTACAAGGTTTAATGACTACGAGGATATGCTAGAAGAAACATGGCATGTTGATTATCCCAGACGACCAGACATGGCGGATGGTCTCTATCCTGGTTTTAACATTGGATTGCCAATGTGGGACAGCTATCCgatatttcaaacaaaaccgaagaaggaagagaaggttGGCCTTGCTGAAGCAATCACTAGTAGTATTCTTTCGACCGGTAGGTCCctaccattttcttctttaactCTGCTTGCAGAGTGTCATGTGGTATGGATCGTAATATGTTACTTTGACAGGCCGCATCGATCTCAAGAGAAAACTGTTCTGTACCATACAACTGGTGAGTCTAGTGCACACAATGAGATGTTTCTTGAATTGCTATAAATTGACTTGGAAAAATGACTTGGTCTTGTGATTCAGATCGGTGGTGTAGCTCTGACTGAGGGTCTCATTCCTGCTGTGGAAGATAGGTTAGTTTACTGATGCTTTAAACATTTGCAGAGTCGTGGCTTTGTGAGTATTCTGGCATGGGGACAGAATTTCATGTTTGACTCTGTATAAACGGGTCTAAAGAGCTTTGTCTATGCtgaaagaaaatcaatgaatttatttatggaaatctGCTGGAGTAATCCCCTCTTAAATCAAGACATTGGCCTCTTTTCTGGCAAAAAGTCCTAAGAAAGATCACATTAATATAAGACCATGGGCTATATACTTGTATGTTTCGGACTTGTCATAAATTCATGATATTTAAAACCCTAAGTTATTCTTCTATGTTACTATCTTTTATACTGTTGATGGTTTATCAGTATTTGAGCTCCCTTTTATTTTGACAGCTATTTCTTATATGGCTTTAGTTTTTTGGGCTCTTTCCGTAAATGGGGTTGCACCCCCTTGGTGCCCTATATTTGAACTTTTTCCATATATCAAGCAACAATCATTGTTAGGACTTGCAATGTTAGCTCTTTGTTTATTTACATCTCTTCCATTTAAATAGAAGGATTTTTGTTTGGAGAACTTAAAAGTCCAAACCTTGGGTCAATGATAATGTGTCTCAGTGCCCATCATGGACTCTGGTGTCATTGTccggtatttttatttttattttcgcaAAGAACCTTTTCAATAGAAATGCCAAAGCCTAAAATTGTTTCTCATTACTCATTGATTCTGTTGTTACAGAGTATTGCATGCAATTCCTTCAAATGAAGCAATTGATACAGTCGAGGTCAGTACACTCTTTCTTTGCTTCACTGCTGTCATGTTAAGTATTTCTTTGCTATATTTAGTTGTGGACTAGCCCTGGAGATTAGGTGGTcgtgcagcttatgttcatttTACTGGCAACTGCATGATTAGCAGCATTAATTGGCACAATGTTTACGTGTTAAATAGGTTGATTTGTGGATGTTTATATTGCTGGATCAAAGAACTACATTCTATCTATGCTGCTCGGTTGTAGTCatccaaataaattaaaacatgTCTTATTCAAAGGTTATAGAGGCTCGGCTTTTCCTGGGCGTATCATTTGTATCACATAACTTGAGTTTGTCACCTTTTCATCTCATACTTTGAAGAGTTCATCATAAAGATTAATCAGATGTGCAATATTCTTAAGCTGGACTTACCAATAGTGTATGTgaggtgaaatttcaataagacCAAGTTTGTGCACTTCTGGATTGAGTAAACTGAGTTGTTGTCTTCAACAGGTTTTGCAATCAAGAACACACCCTACTTTTGTGTCGTGGAAAGGCGGAGCGGTAAGATAAGCATTGTCTCAATATATCTTCTCACTATTTTTTGCTGTAAGAAGATGACTTTTGACTAAGACTCTGTATTTGGTGAGTTGAACattactctttttctttcctgcCTGTTGGAGATTGGGGGCTGTTTTGTATAAGAAATTCCATTGGTCTTTTAATCAAAACATGCAAAACATATTCACCAAATCCCCTTTTACTCAGCCAGTAATTATGGGAGTAAAGGCAAACATTGCATTTTTCCAAAAGTACGTGCCTTTTTATAAAACACCGTCTTAAAGACACAAAGAAAAGCTTCTTTAAAAAGAGATGTGCCATGTTTGCATTACCATCAGATAACATTGATGGTGATGCAAACTCGTCTCATAATGTTGATGCTATCCTCAAGTCAGACCTTGTCATGGTCTCTCAGATAGTCTGgctaatttaaatttattcacCAATTTTCATGTCCATTGTTCAAACTCGCAACTTCTTAGTGATGACCTTACTTGTTTAAATTAAGTTGTAGCCTTTCTTAACTTGATTGATTATCATGCTATTAATTTGCAGAgcaatttatgaaaatttttgtgTCAAAATCTGATATATCTCTAGTTTTGAAAGACTATTGCTGGGAGTGTTCTGACagattaaattttccttttactgCGGAGGCATGCTTTGTTCTCAACAGATTCTAGGAATTCTGGATATTGGCCGAGATGCTTGGATACATCGTATGGACTGGATTCACAATGGAATCCATGTCGGTAGTGGCAGAAAGTACAAGGACTCTTATTACGTCCAAGCACAAGCAACATGTTACATAAATTCTTGAAAGGTAAAACAATTCAGGCTCATAGCTACTCCCATTAAACTGGTCAACTGACATGCTCTCTTTATGACGTGCGGGATATTCTAAGTTAATATGAGCATTTCGCCACTGGATGTTGGAAACTGCATTTGAGGACATTGATTGCTGATCTCCATGGGTTTAAATACACTCACGTGTCTACAAGACAGCACCAGATGTTGacattttaaatctatttcacTTGTACAGCAGTTGCAGTAGTTGGTCTCCCCTTCTACACATTCCATGGGCAAGGTCATAAGCCCGGTAAGTGTCCAGTGTCTCATCTGAATGATTGCATAATTGCAGAGTAGTTATAACTGTTGCATTTCATTCCTTCAATCTCAGTATCTGATCATAGTTTGCACACCCAAATTAATGAAGCTTCTCATTGTTAGTTGAAGTGGATCTGAAGCCGGCTGATTTTTGTGGACAAAGAAAGCAGATGCTTCAATGGCAGTGTTAGGTGGCTGGGAAGAGTTTATCTTCGTTTGTACTCGTCACTTCATTTGCTCGGAGTCGGAAGCAGAACGTTAGAGCATGACAGTGTGGATCTCAGTAGTTGGCCTTTTAGCTTCTCCTGTTTTGAATCAGTTTAAGGTATGCGAAAATCGATGAGCTTGCCGTTAAGTAGTTTCTCTTGCTTTTTAGCTGACTGAAGTAGAGCAGGTGTAAATCTTTTGGGCAGTGAAATTAACTGCACCTTTTCTATTGAGTTACAAAGGGTACGTTTgattcttgcttttccttcgtCTTCTGCCACGGGAACGTAAGCGCTTTGTATGCATCCGTGTATAATGGTCGAGCCAAAGTTAGGATGAtcgtgaaaaagaaatttatcttATCTTACTGTACAGATCCAACAAAATGTAAAGTCATTTTCAGCAACTATAGAATAAGGATTTAACTTGGTTAAGAACGTTGATCTGAATAGAAATCCAATTGATGTGTATTTTTTTCATGGTTTTAAAGTAAACTGGCAATAGCATAACTTGAAAAGATATAGTTGCTCAGGCAtgtgtttgttttgcggaaaatcaacaatttttctataaaatttgCTTGTATGACTTATAAAAGTGAATGAAGGAAAAGTATTATCATCGTCAATGAAAATGTGAGGTATAGATTGTTGTTGATTATGAAAAGTTTTTTGgtaaaatcaaaaataaataagacatttttaaaaatatgatcatttgtattatttacgaaaataatgataaaaacatttttctttgattaaaaTAACCAGACCAAATTACTGATACGTAATAATTTCGATTCAAGCCATGCTGGATTTTCTTATACGAAAACGTAACGAATCGAAATAAAGGGCGCTCCTAGGGGGATCCAATCTTCAAAATTTGTATACCCTTCAAGCGGATTATAAATCCTATGAAAGTCAGCGAGAGGTAAAACGATAAcccaaaagcaaaacaaatttctaatgcTTCAAATCGTGATTCATTAGATATGCAATTTTTATATCTCGAACAATTCTgttatttggtaatatttttctatttgtaaAATGAAAccaaattctaaatatttttcttctaataattagtttttgatattttaatcgCCATGCTAAAAGGTGCACTTATATACTAATATAAACGCATAATGCCCTAAGAAACCTTTAGTTTTAGCTTTAGTtctaattttatcctaaattttttcatctCATAAAAAGCCCTCAACTTTTGGTCATGTCCCAATTttatcttaaatctttttttgtctcataaaaaaccaCTAACTTTAACTTCAGTCCCAATTTGTCCTATACttatgtttgtttcatggaaaaaccACCACCTTTGCCCTTAGTGATATGGCATTTCTATGTCATTACTctatttttccccaaatttcatATTCAAAAAGGATTTTTTGAAGATGAATTTCCATGTTGACTAAACGATGTCTTCTTGGATCTAAAATTCGTGTAAAAATAGATGAATTAGAATTGGCCTTCTTCGATTGCTCTTAATTTTACGTGAGTCTTCTAATCATTTTGCTTGGAAATCTTTGATTTTACACTGAATATTCAATCTCTTGTACTCAAGAGTCTTTCATCTCTTGTGGTCAAAGAGCTTGCACTTAGGAGTTTTCAATCTCTCGAATGTCAAAAGAAAACTTGGATGAAGGGTTAATAATGAcagatttaggacttaaataaaaaatttaatttttttatgagatgaaGAAAAGTTTATGGTATAATCAGGACCAAATCTAAAATTGGAGGTTTTtatggaaccaaaaaaaaagtttaggatcaaAATAAGATTGGACTtaaagttaggatttttttttagggtattattAAGCTCAAATACGAATACAAAGATAGCAAGGCaaatatttttagggtttttgctcaaaaaaaaatctttttagggttttatttaataacatttttgttttggggcataatttataagtaaaaaaatacatttaataattatacaaaatttatattttcgaaataaaaaagaatataaatatgtttgatacgatccataatttttttttataacatagtatttcttttattttttgatcttttttttcttgtcacccattttccttttttcatcaCCCATtgtccaccgccgccgcccccacCCGCCTGTCGCCATCCACCCACCTGCGGTCTTCACTTCTGGCCGTGCCGTCGTCCACCCACCATGGCTGGCAGCCATggtggcaaggaagaagaagaaaagaaaaagatgacttatttaaaaaatttttcccaaaacaaaagttattttttatttgttatttctttttcaaatctattcccattacttttttctatttcaaggaataaaaaaattaattgatattattaaatggatttatttttttctctttcagaaaataaaagaaaagaaaaataaaaaatagaagcGTCATATCAAACGTAGCCTTAACTTCTAGGGATACCTCCCTCTTTTCTacctttgaaaaagaaattttaaaaattacctTTTTACCGCTCGcttcctccctttcttctttttcaccccGCCTTCACTTTTGGCGCcatctttttcctattttttcacAAACCTTTTTGCacgagccaaaaaaaaaaaaaggaaaaaaaagtaaaaaaaaaaaaaaaaaagcagcgcCAAACCGAAAATCCCACGTCATCTAAAGACTCCCCCTCGCGCCAAAAAAAGCAACAACTCAGCTTCTCCatttcacctctctctctctctctgcctgcAACGCGATGATGATGCGCGACGTGGACGGCGCCGGCGAGACGCCGACCGAGCGATCGGAGAAGATCGAGCAGATCCGGACGTACATCGGCTACGAGATGTCCACCCCCGACGTCTCCTCTGCCCTCTCCCAGTCCCTCGACGACGTCGACGCCGCCATCGACCTCATCCTCCGCACCTGGAAGATCCCCTTCAAAGTCCGGCGCGccctcgccggcgccggcgctAGGGTCTCCGCCGGAACGGAGCCGCGCGAGGCGCCGGAAGGCCCGAAGGGAGGACCGGTCGATGGGATGTCTTCCGGCGAGTCTCGGAAGGCGACGGACGCGAGAGCGGCTGCGGATGAGGAGCGTCTCGGGAGCCGGAGCGCGGTGGAGGCCGCGGCCG
This region of Eucalyptus grandis isolate ANBG69807.140 chromosome 8, ASM1654582v1, whole genome shotgun sequence genomic DNA includes:
- the LOC104414551 gene encoding actin-related protein 9 isoform X1, which gives rise to MDYLKTAIPSQLISERGSNLVVINPGSANIRVGLAQQDAPFIVPHCIARYTSQVPKRNVQDQMLNSQVTTAQHMEREKAYDIIASLLKIPFLDEEVPNSGSFQRKMGRVDGYNPQNVRKDSVFAWTDVNEKQSSTLVTDSSKDKDVPSTSLDQHEGMDMDLGEHKYRRFICGEEALKISPTEPYCLCRPIRRGHLNISQDYPMQQVYEDLHTIWDWILVEKLHIPQSERNMYSAILVVPETFDNRAEIKEVLSIVLRDLQFSSAVVHQEGLAAAFGNGLSTACIVNMGAQVTSVICIEDGVALPNTEKTLPFGGEDISRCLLWTQRHHQTWPQVRTDMLTKPIDMLMLNELKESYCYIQEGEVDAVAVVHSYEDGMPAASHRTRLTALNVPPMGLFYPMLLVPDVYPPPPRSWFNDYEDMLEETWHVDYPRRPDMADGLYPGFNIGLPMWDSYPIFQTKPKKEEKVGLAEAITSSILSTGRIDLKRKLFCTIQLIGGVALTEGLIPAVEDRVLHAIPSNEAIDTVEVLQSRTHPTFVSWKGGAILGILDIGRDAWIHRMDWIHNGIHVGSGRKYKDSYYVQAQATCYINS
- the LOC104414551 gene encoding actin-related protein 9 isoform X3 → MDYLKTAIPSQLISERGSNLVVINPGSANIRVGLAQQDAPFIVPHCIARYTSQVPKRNVQDQMLNSQVTTAQHMEREKAYDIIASLLKIPFLDEEVPNSGSFQRKMGRVDGYNPQNVRKDSVFAWTDVNEKQSSTLVTDSSKDKDVPSTSLDQHEGMDMDLGEHKYRRFICGEEALKISPTEPYCLCRPIRRGHLNISQDYPMQQVYEDLHTIWDWILVEKLHIPQSERNMYSAILVVPETFDNRAEIKEVLSIVLRDLQFSSAVVHQEGLAAAFGNGLSTACIVNMGAQVTSVICIEDGVALPNTEKTLPFGGEDISRCLLWTQRHHQTWPQVRTDMLTKPIDMLMLNELKESYCYIQEGEVDAVAVVHSYEDGMPAASHRTRLTALNVPPMGLFYPMLLVPDVYPPPPRSWFNDYEDMLEETWHVDYPRRPDMADGLYPGFNIGLPMWDSYPIFQTKPKKEEKVGLAEAITSSILSTDRWCSSD
- the LOC104414551 gene encoding actin-related protein 9 isoform X2, whose translation is MDYLKTAIPSQLISERGSNLVVINPGSANIRVGLAQQDAPFIVPHCIARYTSQVPKRNVQDQMLNSQVTTAQHMEREKAYDIIASLLKIPFLDEEVPNSGSFQRKMGRVDGYNPQNVRKDSVFAWTDVNEKQSSTLVTDSSKDKDVPSTSLDQHEGMDMDLGEHKYRRFICGEEALKISPTEPYCLCRPIRRGHLNISQDYPMQQVYEDLHTIWDWILVEKLHIPQSERNMYSAILVVPETFDNREIKEVLSIVLRDLQFSSAVVHQEGLAAAFGNGLSTACIVNMGAQVTSVICIEDGVALPNTEKTLPFGGEDISRCLLWTQRHHQTWPQVRTDMLTKPIDMLMLNELKESYCYIQEGEVDAVAVVHSYEDGMPAASHRTRLTALNVPPMGLFYPMLLVPDVYPPPPRSWFNDYEDMLEETWHVDYPRRPDMADGLYPGFNIGLPMWDSYPIFQTKPKKEEKVGLAEAITSSILSTGRIDLKRKLFCTIQLIGGVALTEGLIPAVEDRVLHAIPSNEAIDTVEVLQSRTHPTFVSWKGGAILGILDIGRDAWIHRMDWIHNGIHVGSGRKYKDSYYVQAQATCYINS